CGCGTGATGGGCTCTGTAGCATTCGGTGCTGGGACCGACATGCGCGACGGTAAGATTCACATCGCGAGCGATGCCGGTGACGGTGTCGGCGGCGCATTGCCGGGTGCCACGGGCGGCATGCGTGGCGGCGTCGTGATCGTGTCGGGCAGAGCGGGTGCCAGGTGCGGCTACCGGTTGCGGCGGGGGCTCGTCGCCGTCTCGGGGGACACAGCGGAGGCGTGTGGCGCGCGGATGGTGGCGGGCACGATCGTCGTGGGCGGCTCTATGGGGTCGAGCGCAGGTGCGGCGATGCGGCGTGGGAGTATCGTTGGACTCGGAGGTTTTGCCCATATCGGCCCGACCTTCGGCGACTGCGGCGCTCACGAACTCGTCGTCGTGCGTCTTTTGGCACAATGGCTCGGCGAGCTCGGCCTTGCCGCGCTTGCCGGACGGCTGGGGCCGATGCGACGATTTTTGGGCGACCATGCGAACGGCGGACGGGGAGAGCTCCTCACGCCCCTCTGACGCGCAATTCACTATTTGTCTTATGTCTTCCTATTTTGCGATCACTCAGACTTGTTCAGGGGCGGAGGCCGAGCGTTTTGCGCACCTCATTAAGCAGCTCTTGCCCGAATGCGAATCGTGCGTTTGCTTGTCGCGCGGTTATTCTGCCTGCACGAAGCAGTTCCGAATCCGCAATTATTCGCGCGCCTAAATCGCGCATGCTGCGCAGGCTCCCATACAAATGCGCAGCTTCGTCGTATGGGTTAGATGTTAACATCACGACATTGTCAGTCACGGGACGGTCATCCTATTCACGAAGGATAGGGGTGCAACTCCGCTTCGTTTGTTGATGCTGTTTGCCCAGAATCATCATCTCAGCCAAACTTTAATCGTTTCTAAATCCGGCCCGCGCGGGCGCGACAATATTGGCAGGCAAACAGAGAACCCCGCCGAAGCGGGACCAGGTAAAGGACGAGTCTGGCGTGCGATCAGTGACGCTTGGAGCGCTTCAAATGCTCGAGGACGGCGCGGGCGAGCGCGGAAATCGAACGAAGGGACAAAGTCCAATCGGCTTAGTGGATGCCAGCGTTGTTTGCGGCGTCCTCGCCGCCGCGCTTCTCGCCGGCTGTTCGGGCGCGATTAACTCCTCAGGCCCAGCCAACGTTCCAATCACCAATTCCGAAACGGTTCCCACACCGAAGGACGAGGTGTGGAAGAAGCTGGTCGCCGGCCTCCCCAAGCAATTATTTGCCATCAACAATCTCGACAAAGAGTCCGGTCTCGTTAACGTCAGCTACAATGGTGATCCGGAGCGCTACGTCGATTGCGGTATGATCCATTCGGCGATGGGTGGTGGGGGCGAACGTGATTACAATTTTCCAGCCTCACGGGCTGTACAGGAATATCAGGTGACCAATGGTTTTATAACGGCGCAGGTCCACCGGAAGATGTCGCTCGAAGGGCGCATGAGCATTCTAGTTCAATCAGTTGACGCGAACACGACAAACGTCTCCGTGAACACGAAATATATTCTTACTCGCGTCGTGACGGTTGACAGCAATCCACCGCTTAGCGACACCACCTTGGTGAATTTCAACACCGGTCAGTCAGCCGTATTCCCCGTCACCCCCGGTTGGCCGAATGTGCCGTGCCACGCTACCGGAGCTCTCGAGCGGGTGATCCTCGAGATCGTCAAGCTGACGGCGGGCTGATTGAGGTCTGGTTTTTCACGAAAGAGCAGTCGGCTTCCTGCGCTTATTGCGATTCATGAGTCGTCATTGCACGTCGTCGGGCGGAAAGTTGGGCTTCGTCGGGGGTGTCTCAGTGATCCTCGGCTTCGCGGCTGGGCGTTTCTTCTGGAGCCACTTGAAGAACCTGAGCAAGCGCTTCCAACGTTCGAGCGGAGTCACCGCCGGCCTCTTGGACGATGTTAAGGTTGTCTGCTTAACTCAAGGATGAAAATGCGGGCAGGTCTGGATCTCCAGGGAGGAGTCACCGGAGGCTCGGAACCCAGGCGGCGTTCCCGTGGCCCAGACGAAGTGAGGCATGCCTGCTGGTGCACTTGTGATGCCATTGCGATCGCACATTGAGCCTCGAGCTTCAAGAATGGATAGGTCGCTAGCTCAATCAAGAGGCGCTGTAAACTATGACATACCCGTAATACATCATGTAACTAATTGAAATATTTTAGTTTTAGCAAGGTCTGCAGCCAGCTGTGTCGAGAGGCCTTAAAGTCATTTCGATCGTGCGTCCGAAATTACCCCTAGA
This region of Alphaproteobacteria bacterium genomic DNA includes:
- a CDS encoding formylmethanofuran dehydrogenase subunit C encodes the protein MIRLTIKAELPVRVGVETLIPERLANLSLAEIERLPLHVGNRRERLGDWFRVESSTGDALVIAGAARRLDRIGAGMTQGKIIVDGDAGAYLGLGLAGGEIRVMGSVAFGAGTDMRDGKIHIASDAGDGVGGALPGATGGMRGGVVIVSGRAGARCGYRLRRGLVAVSGDTAEACGARMVAGTIVVGGSMGSSAGAAMRRGSIVGLGGFAHIGPTFGDCGAHELVVVRLLAQWLGELGLAALAGRLGPMRRFLGDHANGGRGELLTPL